The following are encoded in a window of Rhodothermales bacterium genomic DNA:
- a CDS encoding discoidin domain-containing protein, with protein MPFNNRLHRRAPLAAVLAGMLFFSAARPVSGQEYDVDLNTHPDGIYSEALMESDFGSVQLLNNLANRFTLVSDAEAREGASLRVTYVQGEIGAANSGGQFFAFLPARDEYYLDYYVKFADDFDFQLGGKLPGLSGGASNSGGNKPTGDGWSARYNWRENGRAVVYLYHLDQPSTFGQDLDLNRSFQPGVWHRLTQRIKVNTGNNNDGELQVWFDGELVFLRTDIRYRNNDQAPVDHFFFSTFHGGNTPEWAPDRTSYAYFDDIRIGTDPAVMIPGLDSGLLAQIDRPAPGAVFESPANIAIEASSFSLDHAITSIAFYANDVLLGQRTSPPYTFDWTNVAAGTYTLTARATDDTGSVATSTAVQLTVRPVDTAKGPNLALNRNVTVTSEQEGNLGSGAVDGSTDPIDRWSAQPFPQSVTIDLGAEMPINMAELVPYLDRAYQYEIATSFDGTSYTTVVDRTANTEGGALLVDSFAATSARYVKLTVTGAANYSGDWVSVVEFRLFGGGGSALTAGDATRDGTLSALDASFILQHTTGLITLPADAQTVSDVSANGTIGALDASLVLQRLVGLIPCFPVEAGCAGKR; from the coding sequence ATGCCTTTTAACAACCGATTGCACCGGCGCGCGCCTCTCGCCGCGGTGCTTGCCGGCATGCTGTTTTTTTCGGCGGCACGCCCGGTTTCCGGCCAGGAATACGACGTCGACCTCAACACGCATCCGGACGGCATCTACAGCGAAGCCCTGATGGAATCCGATTTCGGCAGCGTGCAGCTGCTGAACAACCTGGCCAACCGATTTACGCTCGTCTCCGACGCCGAAGCACGCGAAGGCGCGTCCCTGCGGGTCACCTACGTCCAGGGAGAAATCGGCGCGGCGAACAGCGGCGGGCAGTTTTTTGCGTTCCTGCCGGCGAGGGATGAATATTATCTCGATTATTACGTCAAATTCGCCGACGACTTCGACTTCCAGCTCGGCGGCAAGCTGCCCGGTCTGAGCGGCGGCGCCAGCAACAGCGGTGGCAACAAACCCACCGGCGACGGCTGGAGCGCCCGGTACAACTGGCGAGAAAATGGCCGCGCCGTCGTCTATCTCTATCACCTCGATCAACCGTCAACCTTCGGGCAGGACCTGGACCTGAACCGCTCCTTCCAGCCCGGGGTGTGGCACCGTCTCACCCAGCGTATCAAGGTGAACACGGGAAACAACAACGACGGCGAACTGCAGGTGTGGTTCGACGGCGAGCTGGTGTTCCTGCGCACCGACATTCGCTATCGAAACAACGACCAGGCGCCCGTCGATCACTTTTTCTTTTCGACATTCCACGGAGGCAACACCCCCGAGTGGGCGCCGGACCGTACGAGCTACGCGTACTTCGACGACATCCGGATCGGCACCGATCCCGCGGTCATGATCCCCGGGCTGGATAGCGGGCTGCTCGCGCAGATCGACCGGCCGGCACCCGGCGCCGTGTTCGAGTCGCCGGCGAACATCGCCATCGAGGCATCCTCCTTCTCACTCGACCACGCCATCACGTCGATCGCATTTTATGCGAATGACGTGCTTCTCGGGCAGCGCACGAGCCCGCCGTACACGTTCGACTGGACGAACGTGGCCGCCGGCACCTATACCCTCACCGCCCGCGCCACCGACGATACCGGCTCCGTGGCCACGTCGACAGCGGTCCAGCTCACCGTGCGCCCCGTCGACACGGCCAAAGGTCCCAACCTGGCGCTCAACCGGAACGTGACCGTCACCAGCGAGCAGGAGGGCAACCTGGGAAGCGGCGCCGTGGACGGCAGCACCGACCCGATCGACCGCTGGTCCGCCCAGCCCTTCCCGCAATCGGTCACCATCGATCTCGGCGCCGAGATGCCGATCAACATGGCCGAACTCGTCCCCTATCTCGACCGCGCCTACCAGTACGAGATTGCAACTTCGTTCGACGGAACGTCCTATACGACCGTCGTCGACCGGACTGCCAACACCGAAGGCGGGGCGCTCCTGGTCGACAGCTTCGCGGCAACGAGCGCCAGGTACGTAAAGCTGACGGTGACGGGTGCGGCCAACTATTCGGGGGATTGGGTCAGCGTCGTCGAATTCCGCCTCTTCGGCGGCGGCGGTTCGGCGCTCACCGCCGGCGACGCCACGCGCGACGGCACCCTGTCGGCGCTGGACGCCTCCTTCATCCTCCAGCACACCACCGGACTCATCACGCTGCCGGCAGACGCCCAGACGGTATCAGACGTGTCGGCTAACGGCACCATCGGGGCGTTGGACGCAAGCCTGGTGCTGCAGCGGCTCGTCGGACTCATCCCGTGTTTCCCGGTAGAAGCCGGCTGCGCCGGCAAGCGCTGA